Proteins found in one Pongo pygmaeus isolate AG05252 chromosome 8, NHGRI_mPonPyg2-v2.0_pri, whole genome shotgun sequence genomic segment:
- the LOC129045167 gene encoding OTU domain-containing protein 5-like, whose translation MGRRRACRSLPAGTGKVEPAAVGPRSVARRAGVSAPPRPPPRHCGTAESPPPPSCGGAAPARGREGRVPRAWTAVGVGARAGAGAARRASRPARCSGAGNPRLGPLTRRLGGVYRWRRARSPEAEGSRAPKSQAGPPAAPHRPGLAAASVPAPHSCRWPPRLLGFEAQQLLKLPG comes from the coding sequence ATGGGCCGACGCCGAGCCTGCCGCTCCCTCCCGGCGGGCACAGGAAAGGTGGAGCCCGCAGCCGTGGGTCCCCGCTCCGTGGCGCGGAGGGCCGGGGTCTCCGCGCCGCCCCGTCCCCCGCCCCGCCACTGCGGCACGGCTGAGTCACCACCGCCTCCGTCCTGCGGCGGGGCCGCCCCGGCCAGAGGCCGGGAAGGTCGCGTCCCCCGGGCTTGGACAGCCGTCGGGGTCGGAGCCAGGGCTGGGGCCGGGGCTGCGAGGCGAGCCTCGCGCCCTGCTCGCTGTTCCGGGGCTGGGAACCCGCGGCTCGGGCCACTCACGCGGAGGCTCGGGGGAGTCTACCGGTGGCGCCGGGCCCGGTCCCCCGAGGCCGAAGGGAGCCGGGCGCCAAAGAGCCAGGCTGGGCCACCCGCCGCCCCACACCGGCCCGGTCTCGCGGCCGCTTCCGTTCCGGCTCCTCACTCCTGCCGCTGGCCGCCCCGCTTACTTGGCTTTGAGGCGCAGCAGCTCCTCAAACTGCCCGGCTGA